A single window of Larimichthys crocea isolate SSNF chromosome XII, L_crocea_2.0, whole genome shotgun sequence DNA harbors:
- the card11 gene encoding caspase recruitment domain-containing protein 11, which yields MENGTSDDVEALWEKVGCKRYELCCSIAPAKLTPYLRQCKVLDEQDEDEILNSMLLVSKANRTSRLLDILHTKGERGYVAFLESLEFYYPDLYKVVTGKDPTRRFSTIVVEEGHEGLTQFLMNEVMKLQQQSKAKTLQHVELSRKNCTLEDEQKKLRLANQELQAFQQRYNKLRDERNTYSDELLRVKDENYKLAMRYATLSEEKNMAVMRSRDLQLEIDQLKHRLNKVEEECKMERRQSLKLKNDIENRPKREQIFELERENEMLKIKLQELQSIIQPGPLPASDKAILDILEHDRQEALEDRQDLVNRLYNLHEEVRQAEELRDKYLEEKEDLELKCSTLQKDCEMYRNRMDTLITQLEEVEKERDQAFRARDDAQHQFSQSLIDKDKYRKQIRELEEKSDELHIEMVRKEAKLVTLDSRLRRLSKDSVLDQSTLPRDVPPTIISQEEEFKPIEGQTEWSSDESPEDKLVPEEPRLRRRPNLKEFIKQNRAKSPVCVPKELQVNTEAAQPAGNLGDSLDIQMRHFHGNSHSLPASPCFPMSPTYPPTSVPHLSSSFSSSTSQLPLSIVEQSTRPNMLRNRNDSILSILPEPPEKASLYRREREKEHDFHPRSLSDFDSDNMEFEDEVQHGPPSVHSSSSSHQSEGMDTYDLEQFNNIFRKFSLERPFRPSLSSFSRISSSLKPVQELSLPGDNLLKDISLVGGNESGIFISSVQPGSIAEKVGLREGHHLLLLEGCIRGENQSISLDTSTQEEAHWTLQHCSGPITLHYRANYDSFRRLQRDLADGTLASGDSFYIRVNLNISGQSDSCSLSVCCDEIVHVLDTRHQGRCEWLCARVDPYTGSDLADRGTVPSNSRAQQLLLVKIQKFVCRGGKEESENHRNSRHNLLPEEASSASPDPKASPRMSRACIFLSQILQFVSRVDIKYKRMNSNERVRIINSGSTTLPRHGFEALKPEDAADPDSELSRSLNLIPYSPVTLQRTQRRRPVLFTPTALAKTIIQKILNMGAAMDFNICKPDTLSKEEFHLKQNVEPFIHYKEKQATFECITRENIEAVAAKGKHCLLEAELSCVKDLLRREIYPIIIYIKICEKNIKKLRKLPLRVDSEEEFVRMCRATEKELEGIPCLYASLEPEAWAGTDELIRVIKDRILEEQKKTVWVEQDLL from the exons ATGGAAAACGGGACATCTGATGATGTGGAGGCGCTGTGGGAGAAGGTGGGGTGCAAACGTTACGAATTGTGTTGCAGCATCGCTCCGGCAAAGCTCACCCCCTACCTACGCCAGTGCAAAGTCCTGGATGAACAGGACGAGGATGAGATCCTCAACTCCATGCTGCTGGTCTCCAAAGCAAACCGCACAA GTCGACTACTGGACATCCTCCACACTAAAGGAGAGCGAGGGTATGTGGCGTTTCTGGAGAGCCTGGAGTTCTACTATCCGGACCTGTACAAGGTGGTCACAGGAAAGGATCCCACACGACGTTTCTCCACCATCGTAG TGGAGGAGGGCCACGAGGGTCTGACCCAGTTCCTGATGAACGAAgtgatgaagctgcagcagcagtccaAAGCGAAGACCCTGCAGCATGTTGAGCTCAGCAGGAAGAACTGTACCCTGGAGGATGAGCAGAAGAAGCTACGACTGGCCAACCAGGAGCTTCAGGCCTTCcaacaaa GGTACAATAAGCTGAGAGATGAAAGAAACACCTACAGCGACGAGCTGCTGAGAGTGAAGGATGAAAACTACAAACTGGCCATGAGGTACGCTACGCTTAGCGAGGAGAAGAACATGGCCGTGATGAGGAGTCGAGACCTGCAGCTCGAG ATTGATCAGCTGAAGCACAGGCTGAACAAGGTGGAGGAAGAGTGTaagatggagaggaggcagagtctaAAGCTGAAGAACGACATTGAGAACCGGCCAAAGAGAGAGCAGATCTTTGAGCTGGAAAGAGAGAACGAAATGCTCAAGATAAAACTACAGGAGCTGCAATCCATCATACAG CCTGGACCTCTGCCTGCATCAGACAAGGCCATCCTTGACATTTTGGAGCATGATCGACAGGAAGCATTAGAAGACAGACAAGATCTGGTGAACCGACTCTACAACCTCCACGAAGAAGTCAGACAAGCAGAAGAACTACGTGATAAG tacctggaggagaaggaggatcTGGAGCTGAAGTGCTCCACACTGCAGAAGGACTGCGAGATGTACCGCAACCGCATGGACACCCTCATCActcagctggaggaggtggagaaggagagggaccag gcATTTCGAGCCCGAGACGATGCCCAGCACCAGTTCTCCCAGAGTCTCATCGACAAAGACAAATATCGTAAGCAGatcagagagctggaggagaagagcGATGAACTCCATATCGAGATGGTTCGCAAAGAAGCCAAGCTGGTCACGTTGGACTCTCGCCTACGACGGCTCTCCAAGGACAGTGTTTTGGACCAG TCGACTCTGCCGAGGGACGTGCCGCCGACCATCATCTCTCAGGAGGAGGAGTTTAAACCCATCGAAGGTCAAACAGAATGGTCCAGCGATGAGTCGCCGGAGGATAAACTTGTGCCTGAGGAGCCTCGGCTCAGACGCAGACCGAACCTTAAAGAGTTTATTAAACAA aaCAGAGCGAAGTCTCCGGTCTGTGTACCCAAAGAACTTCAAGTCAACACAGAAGCTGCTCAAcctgcag GCAACTTAGGCGATTCTCTGGATATCCAGATGCGACACTTCCACGGCAACAGCCACTCCCTCCCTGCTTCCCCGTGCTTCCCGATGTCCCCGACGTATCCACCCACCTCAGTTCCCcacctgtcctcctccttctcctcatccacCTCCCAACTCCCCTTGAGTATAGTTGAACAGTCCACCAGGCCAAACATG CTTCGTAACCGTAACGACAGCATCCTGTCCATACTCCCCGAGCCGCCGGAGAAAGCATCGCTTTAccggagggagagggagaaagaacaTGACTTCCACCCCCGCAG CCTCTCGGACTTTGATAGCGACAACATGGAGTTTG AGGACGAAGTACAGCACGGTCCACCTTCTGTCCACTCATCTTCCTCGTCTCATCAGTCAGAAGGCATGGACACTTACGACCTGGAGCAGTTCAACAATATCTTCAGGAAATTCTCTTTGGAGAG GCCGTTCCGCCCgtctctgtcctccttttcGAGGATCAGCTCGTCCCTGAAGCCGGTGCAGGAGCTGTCGTTGCCGGGTGACAACTTGCTGAAGGACATTTCTCTGGTTGGCGGCAACGAAAGCGGGATTTTTATCTCATCCGTCCAGCCGGGTTCCATCGCTGAGAAGGTCGGGCTACGAGAGGGCCACCACCTCCTGTTG CTTGAGGGATGCATACGTGGAGAGAACCAAAGCATTTCATTGGATACCAGCACTCAGGAAGAAGCCCATTGGACGTTACAGCACTGCTCTGGACCAATCACACTGCACTATCGAGCCAACTATGACT CTTTCCGTCGTCTTCAGAGGGATCTAGCGGATGGCACGCTGGCTTCCGGCGACTCCTTCTACATACGGGTCAACCTCAACATCTCTGGCCAATCAGACAGCTgctctttgagtgtgtgttgcgATGAGATTGTGCACGTGCTGGACACCAGGCATCAGGGCCGCTGTGAGTGGTTGTGCGCTCGTGTCGACCCCTACACCGGCTCCGACCTGGCCGACCGTGGCACCGTACCCAGCAACTCACG GGCCCAGCAGCTGCTCTTGGTAAAGATTCAAAAGTTTGTGTGTCGAGGGGGgaaagaagagagtgaaaaTCACCGCAACAGTCGG CACAATCTGCTGCCAGAAGAAGCCAGCAGCGCGTCTCCGGATCCTAAAGCCAGCCCACGCATGTCTAGAGCCTGCATCTTCCTCAGTCAGATACTACAG TTTGTCAGCAGGGTGGATATCAAGTACAAGCGAATGAACAGCAACGAACGTGTGAGGATAATCAACTCAGGGAGCACGACACTACCCAGACATGGTTTTGAGGCGCTTAAACCAGAAG ACGCTGCTGACCCAGACAGTGAGCTGAGCAGGAGTTTGAACCTAATCCCCTACAGTCCCGTCACCCTCCAGCGAACCCAGAGGAGAAGACCAGTCCTATTCACGCCCACTGCTTTAGCCAAAACCATTATCCAGAAAATACTGAACATGGGGGCAGCCATGGACTTTAATATCTGCAAACCAG ACACCCTGTCCAAAGAAGAGTTTCATCTCAAACAGAACGTGGAGCCCTTCATTCACTACAAAGAGAAACAGGCCACATTTGAATGCATCACACGGGAAAACATAGAGGCCGTCGCTGCTAAG GGCAAACACTGTCTGCTGgaggctgagctgagctgcGTCAAAGACCTTCTGCGGAGAGAAATCTACCCGATCATCATCTACATCAAGATTTGCGAGAAAAATATCAAGAAGTTACG GAAGTTGCCTCTGCGCGTGGACTCGGAGGAGGAGTTTGTGAGGATGTGTCGGGCCACAGAGAAGGAGCTGGAGGGCATCCCCTGCCTCTACGCGAGCCTGGAGCCCGAGGCTTGGGCAGGGACGGACGAACTCATCAGGGTCATCAAAGACCGGATCctggaggagcagaagaagacgGTCTGGGTGGAGCAGGACCTCCTGTAG